From the genome of Brassica oleracea var. oleracea cultivar TO1000 chromosome C4, BOL, whole genome shotgun sequence:
TCTCCTTCTTATGTACTCGCAGCTGTCTACATAGTAGATAGTGTACGGTCCTACCAAACCATACGCTTTCGCTTCCAGCTAGCCTAGCAACTACTCCAATGGGAGAGTTCACCAGTTCTTCCCACACATCAAGTCCAATTGTTTCTCTAACGTGGGGGAAAGTTCCTAAACGGAAATTGTGATTAATATCTTTTTTTCTAGGTTAGAAGACCCTTCAAGGTAAAGTCTTGGAGGGTAATCCTGTGATATAACTTCAGCAACATCTATATGATCATATAACCCAACAATAAATCAGCCACAAGATAACAATAACACATCCGTACTATAACAATAACTCAGCCACAAAATGTTTGAATAACTCAGTCACAACATAACAGTAACTCAGCCACAACATGAAAGTAACTCAGCCACAACATAACATTAACTTAGTCACGACACAGCGATAACTCAGCCATAACATAACCCTAACTCAGTCGTAACAAAACCCTAACTCAGACGCAACAAAACCATATCACAGCCGCAACATAACCCTATCTCAGTCGCAACAAAATATAATATATACCATCGCGATATCCTACCGGAAAAGACGAACTCGTAGATAAGAATGCGGCGAAGACGGCGGCGAAGACGATTTCGTACAAACGATTGAAGACGACGATTTCGGACACGACGATAACGGAGAAAACAGAGTATCACGACAGAGAGGTAGTTCGAGGAAGATGAAGTAAACACAGACAATGTCGATGACGGAGAGTGGGAGTATCCTCGCGGTTCCTTCTTCGATGGTTCCTTCTTCGAGACGACAAAGACAATGTTCTTAGTTACTTTTTTTTTTACTTCTATGTAGTTATGGTGAAGAAGAGACGGTTTGGTTTCGATTCTGATGATGTGTATATTTAATTAGTGATGTGGATTTAATGTTTAAAAATAATTTCAATTAAAAAAAACTAACCAAAGGTCCTTACAGTCATTTACTATAGGTAGGGAAACATTCTAGTAATTTTTAAAAGATGTTTAACACTCTAGTAATAAACTAACTTTTCTTTTACATTCTAGTAATTTTCTCTATATATATATGCATCATTTGTATTTTAGGATCGAGTCTAGAACATTTAGGATTAAATCAACCTTGCAAAGAACTTATCCTAAGTATTCAATATGAAACCTTTGTAATAATGACAAGCAGTTTGAGCACTCTTTAGAAAGTTTGTAGACTTCAAGCTTTTAAAACTCCTCTTAGAATTCTTTGACTGCTGAAACTTACTCATCTTTGAAACCAACTCCAATCTTAATTGAATTAAATAAACTTAATATTTCTTGTTTATGGTTTCTTGAGTACTAAGTCATGGCTTCGTATACACTTGAGTTTGTCTCACCAATTTTAGCAATCTTTTGACAACTCAAGTGGTATCTCATTCTCTTAACTCTTTCTTCCTTTCAAACCATCATTAATTTGTTGTTGAGTGAAGTCTTTTTCTTTAATAAAAGCTTTGACATTATGCATAATATATCTGAAAATGAACAATTCATATATATAATACCTTTAACAGGTTTGGCGCCTTCGGGATTGTTTACGCCAGCGTATTTGCAGGCTTTGCGGTAGACCATACCCCGCAAGGCCGCTAGTGTCCTGATAATCTTAGAAGGGGAAATTGGTGGGAGAATGGGAGGTTTGATTGGAGCTTTGGTTGGTAACTTGATGGGAGCTTTGGTCGGTGGGAGAGTGATAGGTCCCAGTTATATGTACATCAAATGTTGATCCATGAACACAAGAGAACACAACAACATAAGTTTTCTTTTGGTAGTTTAGACTACCTCTTTTTAGGTTTTTCACTGATTTAAATAGAAGACATACATGAAACAAATACATCTTTTCGTGGATTCACCCACAAGCTCACAACTAAAGGAAATGTGAAAGTGGAGAATCTGTTTCCGTGAGACAAGGGAATCCAGTTTCTCTTATTTTCAAAAAAACTTAAATAAATAAAATAAAACACTTAGTCTTTGTGAGAGAACTTGTGATTTGGTTTTTCTCTTCCTACTTGACGTCTCTCTCCTCCATCTCACTGTATTTGTCAGCACCAACCCTTTTGGTCTCATCAGAGAGTTGATAGCTTGATAGGAGTTTTTAACGGTGGGAGAGTTGATAGCTTGATATGAGTTTTTAATGGTGGGAGATTTGGTAGCTTGATAAGAGTTGGAAACTCGGTAGGAGCTTTTAGTGGTGGGAGAGTTGATGGCTTGGTGGGAGCTTTCAACGGTGAGAGGGCTGGTGCTTTGGTGGGAGCTTTCAGCGGTGAGAGAGCTGGTGCTTTGGTGGGAGCTTTCAACGGTGAGAGAGTTGGTGCTTTGGTGGGTGCTTTAAGCGGTGAGCGAGCTGGTGCTTTGGTGGGAGCTTTCAGCGGTGAGCGAGCTGGTGCTTTGGTGGGAGCTTTCAGCGGTGAGAGAGCTGGGGCTTTGGTGGGAGCTTTCAGCGGTGAGAGAGCTGGTGCTTTGATGGGAGCTTTCAACGGTGCGAGAGCTGGTGCTTTGGTGGGAGCTTTCAGCGGTGATAGAGCTGGTGCTTTGGTGGGAGCTTTCAACGGTGAGAGAGCTGGTGCTTTGATGGGAGCTTTCAACGGTGAGCGAGCTGGTGCTTTGGTGGGAGCTTTCAACGGTGAGCCGGCTGGTGCTTTGGTGGGAGCTTTCAACGGTGAGAGAGCTGGTGCTTTGGTGGGAGCTTTCATCGGTGAGAGAGCTGGTGCTTTGGTGGGAGCTTTCATCGGTGAGAGAGCTGGTGCTTTATTGATGCTTTGGTGGGAGCTTTCAACGGTGGGAGAGCTGATAGCTTGGTTGGTGCTTTCAAGGGTGGGATAATTGATCGTAGCTTGGTAGGAGCTTTTAACGGTGGGAGAGTTGATCGCTCAGTAGGAGATTTTAACGGTAGGAGAGTTTTTCTTGGAGCTTTGGTCAATGGTGTTATTAGTTTTATTGGAGGTTCATCTGTAGTACTGAAAACAAAGGAAATGAAGCAGCAAAGTGCTAAGAGAGTTAGCAAAACATTCTTACCAATGAAACCCATCTTTATCCTTTTGTTTTTGTTTGTGTGGGAGTTTGGCTTGATGTGAGAGGGTGTATTTATCGGAGAGTATCTACGTATTTTCTTAATATAATTCATTTCACGTTGTATTTGATATCATGATATCAAATATCATGTTTGTCATAATATCATGATTTTGATATTATGATATCATATATCAAATTGTATAGCTGTCATGTTTTATCAAATCTGAAAAGACATTACACATTAGCACCTGCATGCACGTCTCGCGAGCTACTCGGCGGTAAGTTTGTGATGTCTGTTGTTAAAGATCAAGATTTAGATCTAAGTAGGTTTCAATATGAAAAACTATCTATATGTATCTTTTCATCATAAAAAGGTATATTCACATCTAAAAAAGGTGTTTTCCATTATTTAAAATATATTTGTATGAAGAGTTATGTCTTTTCATTGTAATTTGTAAAAGACAAATTAGATTAACATGAATCAGGTGAACTATCCATGGCACATGAATCACGTGAACTATCCATGGCTTGAAGTCTACGTGGCTAATAATCTAAATGTGAACCACGCTAATGATCTAAACGTGAATCGCGTGAAATGTCTATAAAGTTTGAATGGGAGTCATCTAATTCAAACACATCAGAGGGGAAAAAAGTACTCCTTCTGCTATTAAGTGAATTTTAAAGTTTTTACACGTAGATTAAAATATATAAATTTTTATATAATTTATTTTAGATATATAAAAATATCATTAAATGAAATTAATTCAATCAGTAGAAACACAATATTTTGTAATTGGTCACAAAATTCAAATGATATTAAATTTTATCTAGAATAGTGAGAACACTCTATCTAAAAATCATTTAAAGTGTTACGGAGAGAACATGTATAATCATGTTTTCTAAAATCATCAAGAAAGTCAAAGATTTTCTTGATTTATATGGGCCATTGATATATCGTATAATTGTTATTTTATCAAAAAATATTAGTATACACAACTTTTAATTAGTTGACATCATATTTTTATGTTATACACAAGGTTAAAAGAATTTTTGAGCGGCCTGTCCAAAATATATATGTAAAATTTATGTATGAACTTAAATAAACTTCTTGATTGACCAGATTAATGTTACTAACTTACTTTCAGGTTTTACCAGAAAAAAAAAACTTACTTTCAGGTTTCCATGTAAATATATGGGATATATAATATTAATGCATGAGATTCATTCATGTTCAATATCGGACCTGTCCAAATATGTGTGAACCGTGGCAGCAAGATGCGTCGGTGCGGCTTCAACACAGTATACATTTATAGTTCAATATCGACGCGTCTTCTGTTTATTTTGGTTTTAAAATTTACAGATTAAAACGTGCAATCCATTAGTTTAATAAAACATCCAAAGCGATACCTGTATAGATATTCTTATCAAGGAAAGTGTATCAATCACAACTCATATGACCCATTCAATCACAATTATTGCCGACAAAAGAAAAATCACAATAATCACTCCATTATATATATTTTTTCTTTTGCAAAGGACTTCATTATATATATCCTCCTTAATAATTAATATGATCTTCTCATTCATTTGTTTGTTCCATATAGCTCTATTATATAAAGCTCTATACTCTTATTATATTAACTAGTGGTTTTTCCGGGCTACGCCCGGGTTTTCTTATATAAATTTTAGTTTAATATAATATATTTTGCATATTTATCATTAGAGTGCAAAAGCTAATAATATTGAAAATATATACTATATTACTTAAAATTTATATGTAGTTGATTTATTTTTAAAATAATTAAAAATCGTGAATTATTGTTTTTATAAGTTTTATTAATGCTTTAGATGTACTTTTAAAATAATTTTATTTTCCTATTGTGATATTTTTTATTGTTTGGAACTAATTGATTCAATTAAATTAAATATTTTTATTGGTCTGAGAAATATTGATTGTGAATTATATTCTTAACATATAAAAGTGAAAATGGGCTTCAAATGAAATAGACGAATTTATTCATTTACTTATAATAATAGTAATGGTTGTATCTTTTAGTAATCTACTAATCTTGTTTGGGTGGCAGAATATTGTAAATTTAATCGTTTGTAAAGCAGTGAGGTAATAGTCGAGTACTTATGGATGAGCGAGCCACTTATTGGTAAGTGAAAATGGGCTTCAAATGAAATAGATGAATTTAGTCATTTACATATAATAATAGTAATGGTTGTATCTTTTAGTAATCTACTAATCTTGTTTGGATGACAGAATATTGTAAATTTAATTGTTTGTAGAGCAGTGAGGTAACAGTCAGAGTACTTATCGATGAGCGAGCCACTTATTGGTAACTACCTTATAACATTGAGTTTATAGCTTTGTTATATTTTCATGTATAATTTTATTCTATAGATGTCTCATACAATAAATTATTATATCTGTGAGACGTACTGAAAACACACATAAACATGCTAACATTAAACCAAAAATTTTATTCGTGTACTTTTGGGTGTTTCCAGTGACATGGGAATGTAGACAAATGAAGGAAAAGTTACAGAAAAATTGCAGGAACATATTCGATGTTTGCTAACATTTGAAGCCATTAACTTAATGGCATTAAGAAAGATGTTTTGTAAATGCATATTGTTCTTCTGTAGAGATACATAGTGAAATAAAATAACAACAGTCGTTTGTCTCAAACATTTGCAGGATGTGTCAGACACTCGTTATTACCTTTTTGCCAACATAAAAAAATATTTATAATAATACATTTTGTTTGCTAATAACTTAACATATTTTTCTATAATTTCATTTATTATATCTTAAAAATACTTTTTATAAAACATAGACAAACTGACTTTAAAATTCTTTGAATTTAAAAACCTTATTTATCAAATTCAGAAATAATTTAATTATTAAATAATTCTAATAAAATCTAAAGCATAGGTTCATGATTCTTTTAGTTAAACAAAACACATATATTTAAAAAAATAAGTGGGTCAGATGACCCCTATCCTTGCTGTGTAGCTCTGAACATGTACATAATAGGTCTTTAAAATGTATGTAGCATGTAGTCGGTGGTTTTTTGGCCCTTGGATTGACAACGAATTGCCGCTTCCAATTAATAATTTATGAAAAAATCTCATAATTTATATCTCCAAGTGCTGTCTTGTAGTTTTCCGAGCACCCCTTAGCTTTATCATTGTTCTCCTCCCAGCCTAGCATATCCAAATTCTCTTCCTTAATGGTTTTTCTTGTCACAATCAAATGCTCTTGATTGCAATGGCTATANNNNNNNGAACAAAAAAGAAAAGAACGCAGTATCGTAATCAATCAATTCTTTTGCGAAGTCATAGAAAGAAGAAAAGAGACAAAAAGGATAAAGCTTTAAACTTTATTTGCAAAGATTTTGATAAAAAAAATCAATGTGTCGTAATTTTTTCACAATAATATCAATAAAAATAGAAATTTGCAGGGCAGAAGAATCTAGAACTTACGGAATCCCAAAGAAAAAATGTCAAGGGTTAATGGTTTCTGTAATTTCGGAAAAGTTTGTTTACTCCGTGAAGTTTGTTTGTTTTAGAGAGATACAATTACGCAGATGTGAAACGATGAGATGTGGCGAAGAATCCCTAGATAGTGCATATATAGCTGAATGAAACTGCCGATGAAGGTAAGGAAGATGAATGGATGAGAAAGTAGTGGGCTGTTTTGAATGACATCATTAATATCAATTTACTTAATCGCCTGAAAAGGGAATAGAAGCTGAACGTCGGCTGTTTTGCATTGGTCTCTGGCGGATTCGAGCCTACACTGAACATCTGCTAATGGGCCATATAATGATACGAACTAAATATCAATTATTTTTCTGATGTGTCAATTTGATTG
Proteins encoded in this window:
- the LOC106339093 gene encoding putative uncharacterized protein YER190C-A, which gives rise to MKQIHLFVDSPTSSQLKEILIRVGNSVGAFSGGRVDGLVGAFNGERAGALVGAFSGERAGALVGAFNGERVGALVGALSGERAGALVGAFSGERAGALVGAFSGERAGALVGAFSGERAGALMGAFNGARAGALVGAFSGDRAGALVGAFNGERAGALMGAFNGERAGALVGAFNGEPAGALVGAFNGERAGALVGAFIGERAGALVGAFIGERAGALLMLWWELSTVGELIAWLVLSRVG